The following proteins are co-located in the Candidatus Phytoplasma asteris genome:
- a CDS encoding DnaD domain protein, which yields MVMFQKIYEDGFLQVEKMLIQEYQKLGLTYPELTILLFLLDFSKKRVFSSNALAKKAGITKKEVEHILEQLMSKDFFDLSQETKNHKIIEVFSLHPTFAKLEKIYQDQIRESKRQNQLTLIQQTIEYLEHNKGQTLTSNELDLVRNWYQDQEFSHEEIKNTIEEALCVKKTSVFYINTLLGKKKFLTVIPDEKADKALAKLFKKIK from the coding sequence ATGGTTATGTTTCAAAAAATTTACGAAGATGGTTTTTTACAAGTAGAAAAAATGTTAATTCAAGAATACCAAAAATTAGGATTAACCTACCCTGAACTAACTATTTTGCTATTCTTACTAGATTTTTCCAAAAAACGCGTCTTTTCGTCCAACGCCTTAGCCAAAAAAGCAGGAATCACTAAAAAAGAAGTAGAACATATTTTAGAACAATTAATGTCAAAGGATTTTTTTGACCTTTCCCAAGAAACTAAAAACCATAAAATTATTGAAGTTTTTTCACTACACCCCACTTTTGCCAAGCTAGAAAAAATCTATCAAGACCAAATTCGCGAATCCAAACGCCAAAACCAACTTACCTTAATCCAACAAACTATTGAATATTTAGAACACAACAAAGGACAAACTCTTACATCTAACGAATTAGACTTAGTTAGAAATTGGTATCAAGACCAAGAATTTAGTCATGAAGAAATTAAAAACACAATTGAAGAAGCTCTTTGTGTTAAAAAAACCTCTGTTTTTTACATCAACACTTTGCTTGGCAAAAAGAAATTTTTGACAGTTATACCCGATGAAAAAGCAGACAAAGCCTTAGCAAAACTTTTTAAAAAAATAAAATAA